The following coding sequences are from one Halobacteriovorax sp. JY17 window:
- the ettA gene encoding energy-dependent translational throttle protein EttA gives MAQPNDKQIIYSMNRVGKVIKSKHILKNISLSYFYGAKIGVLGLNGSGKSTLLKILAGIDEDHLGETHMAKGYTVGYLEQEPALDPEKTVKEIVQEGCQEVVDMLAKFDEMSMKFSEPMSDDEMNDLLDKQAKLQDALDHAEAWELDSKLDLAMEALRCPPSDQKCGVLSGGEKRRVALCRLLLQKPDILLLDEPTNHLDAETVWWLERHLQQYKGTVIAVTHDRYFLDNVAGWILELDRGQGIPFEGNYTDWLDQKSKRLAQEEKTESKKQKAMKEELEWIRSSPKARQAKSKARIKSYEDRYRDSQEKRNETNELFIPTGPRLGNSVIEATSVAKAFDDRVLYDNLNFQLPPGGVVGIIGANGAGKTTLFRMITGEQEPTSGTFKVGETVKLSYVDQGRALDANKTIYETVSGGTEFLKLGEQEVNARAYIAKFNFSGEDQKKKVGELSGGERNRVHLASTLLTGGNVLLLDEPTNDLDVNTLQALEKALVDFPGCAVIISHDRAFLDRLATHILAFEGDGESIWFEGNFADYEEDKRKRLGDAAVNPKRHTYKKLTRD, from the coding sequence ATGGCCCAGCCAAACGACAAGCAAATCATCTACTCAATGAATAGAGTGGGGAAAGTAATTAAGAGTAAACATATCCTAAAGAATATTTCTCTTTCCTACTTCTATGGCGCGAAGATTGGTGTTCTAGGTCTTAACGGCTCTGGTAAGTCGACACTTTTAAAAATTCTTGCGGGGATTGATGAGGATCATCTTGGGGAAACTCATATGGCCAAGGGTTATACTGTTGGTTACTTAGAACAAGAGCCAGCGCTTGATCCTGAAAAAACAGTTAAGGAAATTGTTCAAGAAGGATGTCAGGAAGTTGTTGATATGCTCGCAAAATTTGATGAGATGTCGATGAAGTTCTCTGAGCCAATGAGCGATGATGAAATGAACGATCTCTTAGATAAACAAGCTAAGCTTCAAGATGCTCTTGATCATGCAGAAGCTTGGGAGCTTGACAGTAAGCTTGACCTTGCAATGGAAGCACTTAGATGTCCACCGAGCGATCAAAAGTGTGGTGTTCTTTCTGGTGGGGAAAAAAGAAGAGTCGCTCTATGTAGATTGCTTCTTCAAAAACCAGATATTCTATTATTAGATGAGCCGACTAACCACCTTGATGCAGAAACTGTATGGTGGCTTGAAAGACATCTTCAACAATATAAGGGAACAGTAATTGCAGTTACCCACGATAGATACTTCTTAGATAATGTTGCAGGTTGGATACTTGAACTTGATAGAGGACAGGGAATTCCATTTGAAGGTAACTACACTGATTGGTTAGATCAAAAGTCGAAGAGACTAGCACAAGAAGAGAAGACTGAATCTAAAAAGCAAAAAGCTATGAAAGAAGAGCTTGAGTGGATTAGAAGTTCTCCTAAAGCTCGTCAGGCTAAATCAAAAGCAAGAATCAAAAGCTATGAAGATAGATATAGAGATTCACAGGAAAAGAGAAATGAAACAAATGAACTCTTTATCCCTACTGGACCTAGGCTTGGTAACTCCGTTATTGAAGCGACTAGTGTGGCCAAAGCATTTGACGATAGAGTTCTCTATGATAATTTAAATTTCCAACTTCCTCCTGGTGGAGTTGTTGGTATTATTGGTGCTAACGGTGCTGGTAAGACAACATTATTTAGAATGATTACAGGAGAGCAAGAACCAACTTCAGGAACATTTAAAGTAGGGGAAACTGTAAAACTTAGTTATGTGGATCAGGGACGTGCTCTTGACGCTAATAAAACAATTTATGAAACCGTTTCTGGTGGTACTGAGTTTTTAAAGCTTGGAGAGCAAGAGGTTAATGCTAGAGCTTATATTGCGAAGTTTAACTTCTCTGGCGAAGATCAGAAAAAGAAAGTCGGAGAGCTGTCAGGTGGGGAGAGAAATAGAGTTCACCTTGCTTCTACTCTTCTAACTGGTGGTAACGTTCTTCTACTGGATGAGCCTACCAACGATCTAGATGTAAATACACTTCAGGCCCTAGAGAAGGCTCTTGTGGACTTTCCGGGGTGCGCGGTTATTATTTCCCATGATAGAGCTTTCTTAGATAGACTTGCGACACATATTCTAGCGTTTGAAGGTGATGGAGAGTCAATTTGGTTTGAAGGTAACTTTGCTGATTACGAAGAAGATAAGCGTAAACGTCTTGGAGATGCAGCTGTCAATCCTAAGAGACATACTTACAAGAAGCTTACGAGAGATTAG
- a CDS encoding mannose-1-phosphate guanylyltransferase: MGNIYSLIMAGGQGTRFWPESTSRKPKQYLSLVSNQSLLADTLDRLDGLVGKEQRYIVTVKEQESLVLEDSASKIGAGQVVFEPSGRNTAPCILLSLATLLKNGASESDVVAILPSDHVILNKNGFQQSIQSAASVATEKKRIITIGIPPHFPHTGFGYIQTGAELSENALDVITFKEKPNLETAISYLESGKYLWNAGMFVAEIGVLLGEFKEHSPEIYSFYDELYAAIGNDSEVARTYSKLPSVSIDYAIMEKSKKMGLCKANFDWNDLGSWDALSTVVDETEGNTLVSAKNHYFEEAKGNVIYTPDQFVGLIGVEDLIVIANGKSVVVLPKSDSQKVKNIVTYLKDKDYGKDLL, encoded by the coding sequence ATGGGAAATATATATAGCTTAATTATGGCCGGAGGACAGGGGACACGCTTTTGGCCAGAGTCGACATCTAGAAAACCTAAGCAGTACCTATCACTTGTTTCAAATCAAAGTCTACTAGCGGATACTTTAGATCGCTTAGATGGACTTGTAGGGAAAGAGCAAAGGTATATTGTTACAGTTAAGGAGCAAGAGTCTTTGGTTCTTGAAGACTCTGCAAGTAAAATTGGTGCAGGGCAAGTTGTCTTTGAACCAAGTGGAAGAAATACCGCACCCTGCATTCTACTTTCTTTAGCAACTCTTTTGAAGAACGGAGCGAGTGAGAGTGATGTTGTGGCAATTCTTCCTTCTGATCATGTTATTTTAAATAAAAATGGGTTTCAACAATCAATCCAATCCGCAGCAAGTGTTGCCACAGAGAAGAAGAGAATTATTACTATTGGGATTCCTCCTCACTTTCCTCATACAGGCTTTGGATATATTCAAACTGGTGCCGAGCTTAGTGAGAATGCATTGGATGTAATAACGTTCAAAGAGAAACCAAATTTAGAAACGGCGATAAGCTATCTTGAATCTGGAAAGTATTTGTGGAATGCTGGAATGTTTGTCGCAGAAATAGGAGTTCTTCTAGGAGAATTTAAAGAGCATAGTCCAGAAATTTACTCATTCTATGACGAGCTATATGCAGCGATTGGAAATGATAGCGAAGTCGCGAGGACTTACTCCAAATTACCATCAGTTTCTATTGACTACGCCATAATGGAGAAATCTAAAAAGATGGGTCTATGTAAGGCCAATTTCGATTGGAATGATCTAGGCTCATGGGATGCTCTTTCAACTGTAGTCGATGAGACGGAGGGAAATACTCTCGTCAGTGCTAAGAACCACTATTTTGAAGAGGCTAAAGGCAATGTTATTTATACACCTGATCAGTTCGTTGGACTAATTGGTGTAGAGGACTTAATTGTTATTGCAAATGGGAAATCTGTAGTTGTTCTTCCTAAGAGTGATTCTCAGAAAGTGAAAAATATCGTTACTTATTTAAAAGATAAAGATTACGGAAAAGATCTCTTATAG
- a CDS encoding aspartate kinase: MRIFKFGGSSVKDATAMKRVANIISSHEKCRVVVVSATKSTTNELEVIANASTLSEVNLTEKLIQKLMNRHRDITRELELDIELSLFEIESELFEISKSMNGDGKVISKKMDSLYSIGERLSSLILSRYLQRVSSKNVILKDIREVLRTNDQWNLASPLIGETLKNIAKWGEISESDLIITQGFIGSTMTGETTTLGREGSDFSATILGEVLDASEVTIWTDVAGVATCDPRVLSSARFIPLLNYKHAALLAHFGAKVLFERTLEPAIRKKFPVLVKSTLSPAESGTRIHELPIKSGPIGLAIDKDILTIVGEKLLAKDIILPLKELSEFEIYKQTDEYISLKILNEDIEVFAEKIHPWILEYLHN, encoded by the coding sequence TTGAGAATTTTTAAATTTGGTGGCAGTAGCGTAAAAGATGCTACTGCCATGAAGCGAGTTGCAAATATTATTTCAAGTCACGAGAAGTGTCGTGTCGTTGTTGTTAGTGCAACGAAGAGTACTACTAATGAATTGGAAGTTATTGCAAATGCTTCAACTCTTTCGGAAGTAAATCTTACAGAAAAACTCATTCAAAAATTAATGAATAGACATAGAGATATCACTAGAGAGCTTGAATTAGATATTGAGTTATCACTATTTGAAATTGAAAGTGAACTTTTTGAAATCTCTAAAAGTATGAATGGTGACGGAAAAGTTATTTCAAAGAAAATGGATTCTCTCTACAGTATTGGAGAGAGGTTATCTAGTTTAATTCTTTCAAGGTATCTACAGAGAGTTTCTTCAAAGAATGTCATACTAAAAGATATTCGAGAAGTTTTAAGAACAAACGATCAATGGAATTTAGCCTCTCCTTTAATTGGAGAGACATTGAAAAATATTGCTAAATGGGGTGAGATTTCTGAGAGTGACTTAATTATAACTCAAGGATTTATTGGCTCAACAATGACTGGGGAGACGACAACTTTAGGACGAGAAGGATCTGACTTTAGTGCGACGATTCTAGGAGAAGTTCTAGATGCAAGTGAAGTTACTATTTGGACTGATGTCGCAGGGGTTGCTACATGTGACCCACGAGTTTTAAGTAGTGCAAGATTTATCCCTCTGCTGAACTATAAGCACGCGGCCCTCTTGGCCCATTTTGGAGCTAAAGTTCTCTTTGAGAGGACATTAGAGCCAGCGATTAGAAAGAAATTTCCAGTACTAGTTAAGTCAACTCTCTCTCCTGCTGAGTCTGGAACTCGAATTCATGAACTTCCGATTAAAAGCGGTCCAATAGGCCTTGCTATTGATAAGGATATTCTAACTATTGTTGGTGAAAAATTATTAGCAAAGGATATTATTCTTCCTCTGAAAGAACTTTCTGAGTTTGAAATCTATAAGCAGACTGATGAATATATCAGTTTAAAAATTCTTAACGAAGATATTGAAGTTTTTGCGGAGAAAATACATCCTTGGATTCTAGAATATCTTCATAATTAA
- the purB gene encoding adenylosuccinate lyase produces the protein MISRYDKKEISNIWTEENKFQTYLDVELAILKSLEGTRVPKGTSETIRKTAVINVPRILEIEKETRHDIIAFCTSITENLEPEIGKFFHFGVTSSDIIDSGLTLQIKQSLEQILPEFKKLLQALYNRSEETKDLVTIGRSHGMYAEPMSFGQKLLGHYCEFSRRYEELENFYKNDLRVQFSGAVGNYTILTPELEAIAAKELGVFPEEHSTQVIPRDRIAKLISIIALIGSAIERISVEIRHLHRSDVGELNEGFAKGQKGSSTMPHKKNPISGENLTGMARMLRSHMSIALDNIVLWHERDISHSSTERMYLPDAFGILQYSLTRLKSTVENLVFNEEAITNRVFENCTYLSSYYLHHLIESTNFKRDDLYTLVQQASFEASKTQSAEVFHQSMQRLLKEKGTTLELATPSKQEIKNIFLKTTDKVFERVTTAYPCGKNL, from the coding sequence ATGATCTCTCGCTACGATAAGAAAGAAATTTCTAATATTTGGACTGAAGAAAATAAGTTTCAAACTTATCTAGATGTTGAATTAGCTATCTTAAAATCACTTGAAGGAACAAGAGTTCCAAAAGGTACGAGCGAGACAATAAGAAAGACTGCAGTTATAAATGTTCCAAGAATATTAGAAATAGAAAAAGAAACAAGGCACGACATCATCGCCTTTTGCACTTCCATTACAGAGAATCTTGAACCTGAAATTGGAAAGTTCTTCCACTTCGGTGTCACCTCAAGCGACATTATCGACTCAGGCCTCACTCTCCAGATTAAGCAATCTCTAGAGCAAATTCTTCCTGAGTTCAAAAAACTCTTGCAGGCCCTCTATAATAGATCAGAGGAAACAAAGGACCTAGTAACGATTGGCCGCTCACATGGAATGTACGCAGAGCCAATGAGTTTTGGACAAAAGCTTCTAGGTCACTACTGCGAATTTAGTCGTAGATATGAAGAACTAGAAAACTTTTATAAGAACGATCTGCGCGTTCAATTTTCTGGAGCAGTTGGAAATTACACTATCTTGACTCCAGAGCTCGAAGCTATTGCAGCGAAAGAACTCGGCGTTTTCCCGGAAGAGCATAGTACACAAGTTATTCCTAGAGATAGGATAGCAAAACTTATTTCAATAATTGCCCTCATCGGTTCTGCCATTGAAAGAATTTCCGTTGAAATTAGACACCTTCACAGGTCCGATGTGGGAGAACTCAACGAAGGCTTTGCGAAAGGCCAAAAGGGCTCTTCAACTATGCCCCACAAGAAGAATCCTATTAGTGGAGAAAACCTAACCGGAATGGCCAGAATGCTCCGTTCTCACATGAGTATCGCCTTGGATAATATTGTACTTTGGCACGAGAGAGATATTTCCCACTCTTCAACCGAAAGAATGTATCTTCCAGATGCTTTTGGAATTCTTCAATATTCCCTAACAAGACTCAAGTCCACAGTTGAAAATTTAGTTTTCAATGAAGAAGCTATAACAAATAGAGTTTTCGAAAACTGTACCTACCTATCGAGCTACTATCTACATCACTTAATTGAAAGTACTAACTTTAAAAGAGATGATCTCTACACCCTTGTTCAACAAGCAAGCTTTGAAGCCAGCAAAACGCAAAGTGCGGAGGTCTTTCATCAAAGTATGCAAAGGTTACTAAAAGAGAAGGGTACAACGCTTGAGCTTGCGACACCAAGTAAACAAGAAATTAAGAATATTTTCTTAAAGACAACCGATAAAGTTTTTGAAAGAGTTACTACAGCATATCCTTGCGGAAAAAATCTATAA
- a CDS encoding SPOR domain-containing protein has translation MEDKTKLYVFAKKEVFLIFVFMILISITSFLLGVKIGVNNSFEKSGYSQDDMRKVEILSPAEEKVEELEKSAHTSDEETYKALKEKTDMALEKKVDEEFSTGSKTQSQPAATVEEARSSDLPQLEVNSAPVKDKLSGKHTIQVGSFPSISEAELFAKGFKARGYTTIINEKDLEHKGTWFRVSIGVFDNISAAKDYVIEHKSLFSSSEYRFVQFD, from the coding sequence ATGGAAGATAAAACTAAATTATACGTATTTGCTAAAAAAGAAGTGTTCTTAATCTTTGTGTTTATGATTCTCATATCTATAACCTCATTTCTACTTGGAGTTAAGATTGGAGTGAATAACTCTTTTGAGAAGTCGGGCTATAGCCAGGACGACATGAGGAAGGTCGAAATTCTCTCTCCTGCTGAAGAGAAAGTCGAGGAACTTGAAAAGTCAGCTCATACTAGTGATGAAGAAACTTATAAGGCCTTAAAAGAAAAAACGGATATGGCACTAGAGAAGAAAGTCGACGAAGAGTTTTCTACAGGGTCAAAAACACAGTCGCAACCGGCGGCAACTGTTGAGGAGGCAAGATCTTCGGACCTTCCTCAGTTGGAAGTCAATTCAGCACCAGTGAAAGATAAGTTGAGTGGAAAACACACTATTCAAGTTGGTTCATTTCCTTCAATTAGCGAGGCTGAACTCTTTGCTAAGGGTTTTAAGGCAAGAGGCTATACTACAATTATTAATGAGAAAGATTTAGAGCATAAAGGAACATGGTTTAGAGTTAGTATTGGTGTTTTTGATAATATCAGCGCAGCAAAAGATTATGTCATTGAGCATAAATCTCTCTTTAGTTCTTCTGAGTATCGTTTCGTTCAATTTGATTAA
- a CDS encoding CpaF/VirB11 family protein, translated as MNIAEDIYKISRKYINDSISRSHYPSLSNIHTNLTIEFGEDWHILLPKEKLNNWFETICHFSFLKMRDGLEEIIIHNEESIQYFQKERTTNFSTDLDFKDITLSYKLLCLEYKVDWNISSPFVSFKASKLGRNIRVTLTHASLSEEHSHKCSIRFHSQESYSIESFFNNSQDKEIILEKFNEKKNIIVCGSTGSGKTSFLSSLLTYSEENQHIFIIEDTLELKSPGPTTTRLVASEKPRHSLSDYCSYALRMRPERIVLGEIRSHEVVPLILSTNTGHKGILTTLHASSAMDCPKRISTLLCLYSGIGGMNNEIALELISTGIDIIIFMENKKVKSAIELLGHEAGKINYEDILESKDVFSPQKLQYLR; from the coding sequence ATGAATATAGCAGAAGATATCTATAAGATTTCAAGAAAATACATAAATGATTCCATTAGCCGAAGCCACTATCCAAGTCTTTCAAATATTCATACAAACCTAACAATAGAGTTTGGAGAGGATTGGCATATACTTCTACCTAAGGAAAAATTAAATAATTGGTTTGAAACAATTTGTCACTTTAGTTTTTTAAAAATGAGAGATGGGCTTGAGGAAATTATTATTCACAATGAAGAAAGTATTCAATATTTCCAAAAAGAGAGAACAACTAATTTCTCTACAGACTTAGATTTTAAGGATATTACTTTAAGCTATAAGCTTCTCTGTTTAGAATATAAAGTTGACTGGAATATCTCTAGCCCATTTGTAAGCTTCAAGGCCAGTAAACTTGGTCGAAACATTCGTGTGACTCTAACTCATGCCTCTCTTTCAGAAGAACATTCTCATAAGTGCTCTATAAGATTCCATAGTCAAGAGTCCTACTCAATAGAAAGTTTCTTTAATAACTCTCAAGATAAGGAGATTATTTTAGAGAAGTTTAATGAGAAGAAAAATATTATTGTTTGTGGATCAACGGGCTCAGGAAAAACATCTTTTCTATCTTCCCTTCTTACTTACTCAGAGGAAAATCAGCACATTTTTATAATTGAAGATACACTAGAGCTAAAATCTCCAGGGCCTACAACAACAAGGCTTGTAGCGAGTGAAAAGCCTCGTCACTCTTTAAGTGACTATTGTTCCTACGCCCTTAGAATGCGCCCAGAAAGGATTGTTCTCGGAGAAATAAGATCCCACGAGGTCGTGCCACTTATCTTAAGTACAAATACTGGTCATAAGGGAATACTCACAACTCTTCATGCAAGTAGTGCAATGGATTGTCCAAAGAGAATTTCCACCCTTCTTTGCCTTTACTCCGGAATTGGTGGAATGAATAATGAAATTGCTCTAGAACTAATATCGACAGGAATTGACATCATCATTTTCATGGAAAATAAGAAAGTTAAAAGTGCAATTGAATTGCTTGGTCATGAAGCTGGAAAAATTAATTATGAAGATATTCTAGAATCCAAGGATGTATTTTCTCCGCAAAAACTTCAATATCTTCGTTAA